In Gymnogyps californianus isolate 813 chromosome 1, ASM1813914v2, whole genome shotgun sequence, the following are encoded in one genomic region:
- the ARSA gene encoding arylsulfatase A, protein MGPRGRGLPWALVLLALRGAAGAPPSFVLLLADDLGFGDLGSYGHPSSATPNLDRMASRGLRFTNFYSSSPVCSPSRAALLTGRFQMRSGVYPGVFNPDSRGGLPLSEVTIAEVLKAEGYATAVVGKWHLGLGINGSFLPIHQGFDHFLGVPYSHDQGPCQNLTCFPPDIKCFGTCDQGLVPVPLLWNQSIVQQPVSFPDLVPLYNKFSRNFIADCARRGLPFLLYYASHHTHYPQFASQEYAGQSRRGPFGDALLEFDGSVGQLLQALQENGLENTTFVFFTSDNGPSTMRMARGGSSGLLKCGKGTTYEGGMREPAVAYWPGHITPGVTHELASTLDILPTLTTLAGAPLPKVALDGYDLSPVLFGSGKSPRQTMFFYPPSPDPLHGPFAVRLGKYKAHYFTQGSFHSDTTPDQACHGLTPLTPHLPPLLFDLESDPAENYDLLQSGAGPEVLQVLKEIKLQKVLFEQRMEFGESQIRKGGDPALQPCCVPNCTPKPSCCRCS, encoded by the exons ATGGGGCCGCGGGGTCGGGGCCTGCCGTGGGCCCTGGTGCTGCTGGCCTTGCGCGGAGCGGCCGGCGCCCCCCCCAGCTTCGTCCTGTTGCTGGCGGACGACTTGGGCTTCGGGGACCTGGGGAGCTACGGGCACCCGTCTTCTGCCACGCCCAACCTGGACCGGATGGCTTCCCGAGGGCTGCGGTTCACCAACTTCTACAGCAGCTCCCCAGTGTGCAGCCCATCCCG GGCAGCCCTGCTGACAGGCCGGTTCCAGATGCGCTCTGGGGTTTACCCTGGTGTGTTCAACCCAGACTCACGGGGAGGCCTGCCGCTGTCTGAGGTCACGATTGCAGAGGTGCTGAAGGCTGAAGGCTATGCCACAGCCGTGGTTGGCAAGTGGCACCTTGGCCTGGGGATTAATGGCTCCTTCCTGCCGATCCACCAGGGCTTTGACCACTTCTTGGGGGTGCCCTACTCCCATGACCAG GGCCCCTGCCAGAATCTCACCTGCTTCCCACCCGACATCAAGTGTTTTGGCACTTGTGACCAAGGCTTAGTGCCAGTCCCGCTGCTCTGGAACCAGAGCATTGTGCAGCAGCCGGTCTCTTTCCCTGATCTGGTGCCACTCTACAACAAATTCTCCCGGAACTTCATCGCTGACTGTGCCCGAAGAGGCCTCCCCTTCCTGCTCTACTATGCCTCCCAC CATACACACTACCCCCAATTTGCAAGCCAGGAGTATGCGGGGCAGTCACGGCGTGGGCCGTTTGGTGATGCACTCTTGGAGTTTGATGGCTCGGTGggacagctgctgcaggcactgcaGGAAAATGGTCTTGAAAACACGACCTTTGTGTTTTTCACCTCTGACAATGG CCCTTCCACCATGCGGATGGCACGTGGAGGCAGCTCTGGCCTTCTGAAGTGTGGGAAGGGCACAACATATGAAGGTGGCATGCGGGAACCAGCAGTGGCTTATTGGCCAGGCCATATCACTCCAG GAGTGACGCATGAGCTGGCAAGCACCCTGGACATCCTGCCAACACTGACTACCctggctggagcacctcttcccaAAGTTGCCCTGGATGGCTATGACCTGAGTCCAGTGCTGTTTGGGTCAGGGAAG AGTCCCCGTCAGACGATGTTCTTCTACCCGCCGTCCCCCGATCCACTGCACGGCCCCTTTGCTGTCAGGCTTGGGAAGTACAAGGCCCATTACTTCACACAAG GTTCCTTTCACAGTGATACGACCCCAGACCAGGCCTGCCATGGGCTGACCCCGCTGACCCCTCACTTGCCCCCACTGCTCTTTGACCTGGAGTCAGACCCAGCCGAGAACTATGACCTGCTGCAGAGCGGTGCAGGGCCAGAGGTTCTGCAAGTCCTGAAGGAGATCAAACTGCAGAAAGTGCTTTTTGAACAGCGCATGGAGTTTGGGGAAAGCCAGATCAGGAAGGGCGGGgatcctgccctgcagccctgctgcgtACCAAACTGCACTCCTAAGCCTTCCTGCTGCCGCTGCTCCTAG